One genomic region from Halorussus rarus encodes:
- a CDS encoding IS5 family transposase — protein sequence MEALPKSRLLRFVEQAYHLARRAVARYSSKFSKRRYTLHQHIVLLCLKVRKNTTYRTLLDELIEMPRIRSAIDLTELPSPSTLCKAFKRLDMAVWRVLLNLSVTLLPTNGVVGIDASGFDRSHASKHYTKRTEMTIQQLKVTLLVDTRSNAIIDLHVTTTRKHDSQIAPSLIKRNYGDVEILLGDKGYDDQKIRVLAHEEGVRPLIKHREFSSLHKAWNARLDANLYGQRSQNETVNSRLKRKYGAFVRSRYWWKQFRELAIGCLTHNIDKTL from the coding sequence ATGGAAGCCCTCCCGAAGTCACGGTTGCTCCGGTTCGTTGAGCAGGCGTATCACTTGGCTCGACGAGCTGTTGCTCGCTACTCCTCAAAGTTCTCGAAACGACGGTACACACTTCATCAACACATCGTCCTCCTCTGTCTCAAGGTTCGGAAGAATACGACGTATCGAACGCTTCTTGACGAACTTATCGAGATGCCCCGGATTCGGAGTGCCATTGATCTGACGGAACTCCCCTCACCTTCGACGTTGTGTAAGGCGTTCAAGCGACTCGACATGGCTGTTTGGCGGGTTCTTCTCAACCTCTCAGTCACGCTTCTCCCGACCAATGGTGTCGTTGGGATTGATGCCTCCGGTTTCGACCGGAGTCACGCCTCGAAACACTATACAAAGCGAACGGAGATGACGATTCAGCAGTTGAAAGTCACGCTCCTCGTAGACACAAGGTCGAACGCAATCATTGACTTACACGTGACGACGACACGAAAACACGACTCACAGATCGCACCGTCGCTCATCAAGCGGAACTACGGTGACGTAGAGATTCTCCTCGGTGACAAGGGATACGACGATCAGAAGATTCGTGTCTTAGCTCACGAGGAGGGTGTTCGCCCGCTCATCAAGCACCGCGAGTTTTCGTCGCTACACAAGGCGTGGAACGCTCGGTTGGACGCTAACCTCTATGGTCAACGGAGTCAGAACGAGACAGTAAACTCCCGCCTCAAGCGCAAATACGGTGCATTCGTCCGCTCACGCTACTGGTGGAAACAGTTCCGTGAACTCGCTATTGGCTGTCTCACACATAACATCGACAAGACACTCTGA